A window from Synechococcus sp. RSCCF101 encodes these proteins:
- a CDS encoding DUF3318 domain-containing protein has product MSELQRLKGLLPPEMQSWVFVEAAAAADPPLISIEEIGRDEVEIQVDLDPWDQLAIDHRNLLFWHEVGRIQNDTVPRDGWEMAALAIGLGGAIGELWVQDGLLLVLALGLSGFSGYRLYLKNNSEKRLADAIAADERAIDLAGRFGYSLPNAYRSLGGALKDLVERTRKKKKRSFYENRLEALRKSASRARAEMAQQQGSRQSVTSENVYG; this is encoded by the coding sequence ATGAGCGAGCTCCAGCGCCTCAAGGGGCTGCTACCCCCGGAGATGCAGAGCTGGGTGTTCGTGGAAGCCGCCGCCGCTGCCGACCCGCCCCTGATCAGCATTGAGGAGATCGGTCGCGATGAGGTGGAGATCCAGGTGGATCTCGACCCGTGGGACCAGCTGGCGATCGACCATCGCAACCTTCTCTTCTGGCACGAGGTGGGCCGCATCCAGAACGACACCGTTCCCCGGGACGGCTGGGAGATGGCCGCCCTGGCCATCGGCCTCGGCGGTGCCATCGGTGAGCTCTGGGTTCAGGACGGCCTCCTGCTGGTGCTCGCCCTCGGCCTCTCGGGCTTCTCCGGCTATCGCCTCTATCTGAAGAACAACTCCGAGAAGCGCCTCGCCGATGCGATCGCCGCCGACGAGCGCGCCATCGACCTGGCCGGCCGCTTCGGCTACAGCCTCCCGAACGCCTACCGCAGCCTCGGCGGAGCCCTCAAGGACCTGGTCGAGCGCACCCGCAAGAAGAAGAAGCGCTCTTTCTACGAGAACCGGCTCGAGGCTCTGCGCAAGAGCGCCAGCCGCGCCCGGGCCGAAATGGCCCAGCAGCAGGGCAGCCGCCAGTCGGTCACCAGCGAGAACGTCTATGGATAG
- the rsfS gene encoding ribosome silencing factor: MDSEQLALLAAEACDDRKAVDIQLIQVEDVSSLADWFVIAGGLSDVQVRAIAASVEDRLETIGRQPLRKEGIREGTWVLLDYGELIVHILTPAERRYYDLESFWAHGTRRPFLGSVESAAG, translated from the coding sequence ATGGATAGTGAACAGCTGGCCCTGCTGGCCGCCGAGGCCTGCGACGACCGCAAGGCGGTGGACATTCAGTTGATCCAGGTGGAGGACGTCTCGTCCCTGGCCGACTGGTTCGTGATCGCCGGCGGCCTCTCCGATGTGCAGGTGCGGGCCATCGCCGCCTCGGTCGAGGACCGCCTCGAAACCATCGGGCGCCAGCCGCTGCGGAAGGAGGGGATCCGGGAGGGGACCTGGGTGCTGCTCGACTACGGCGAGCTGATCGTGCACATCCTCACGCCGGCCGAACGGCGCTACTACGACCTGGAATCCTTCTGGGCGCACGGCACCCGACGCCCCTTCCTAGGCTCCGTCGAGTCCGCAGCCGGCTGA
- a CDS encoding CGLD27 family protein yields the protein MAEVSQQDDTCPVPHEQRPLEEYRQLERSWFFRWPSDGAGRLRTALVTSWVLLLPLTLLIASGSVPLRHNLPRLVIAGAVAALALPLLLLVRQWLGWTYVQRRLISERVAYEESGWYDGQVWEKPLAWRQQDLLVARHQVRPVLMRLQSGMGILAALLLSGATLCQAL from the coding sequence ATGGCTGAGGTCAGCCAGCAGGACGACACCTGCCCCGTTCCGCACGAGCAACGCCCGCTCGAGGAATACCGCCAGCTGGAGCGGTCCTGGTTCTTCCGCTGGCCCAGCGACGGAGCCGGCCGGCTGCGCACGGCTCTGGTCACCAGCTGGGTGCTGCTGCTGCCCCTGACCCTGCTGATCGCCAGCGGCAGCGTGCCCCTGCGCCACAACCTGCCCCGGCTGGTGATCGCCGGGGCCGTGGCGGCCCTGGCGCTGCCCCTGCTGCTGCTGGTGCGCCAGTGGCTGGGCTGGACCTACGTGCAGCGCCGCCTGATCAGCGAGCGGGTGGCCTACGAGGAATCGGGCTGGTACGACGGGCAGGTCTGGGAGAAGCCCCTGGCCTGGCGGCAGCAGGATCTGCTGGTGGCCCGCCACCAGGTGCGGCCCGTGCTGATGCGGCTTCAGAGCGGTATGGGCATCCTCGCCGCTCTGCTCCTGTCGGGAGCCACCCTCTGCCAGGCCCTCTGA
- a CDS encoding asparaginase codes for MSLPSGLRSSGSITAIPPLEVHLRRSGILESRHRVHAVVCDRRGRILMRAGDPHYESFIRSALKPFQAMPFLSSGAADRFDAGDRGLAIACASHAGEPRQAREAFRLLWNADLPSSMLQCPVPAGARSALEHNCSGKHAGFLLTCRQMGWPEASYLQDDHPLQVEVVRRVGELLGLPPAELLTARDDCGAPTLRLQLAQMALLFAHLGASEQSELERLCRAMLAHPDLVAGDGRFDTELMRRSHQQVLSKGGAEGVQCLSRLGEGLGIAIKVEDGARRAKQAVALHLLHQLEWLTPMGLQELDEAFMRLENGLELDVQGQLRFADQGA; via the coding sequence ATGAGCCTGCCCTCCGGACTGCGCAGCAGCGGTTCCATCACCGCCATCCCACCGCTGGAGGTTCACCTCAGGCGCAGCGGCATCCTGGAGTCGCGCCATCGGGTGCATGCCGTGGTCTGCGACCGGCGCGGCCGCATCCTGATGCGGGCGGGAGATCCCCACTACGAGAGCTTCATCCGCTCGGCCCTGAAACCGTTTCAGGCGATGCCCTTCCTGAGCAGTGGCGCCGCCGACCGCTTCGATGCCGGCGATCGTGGCCTGGCCATCGCCTGCGCCTCCCACGCCGGCGAGCCCAGGCAGGCCCGGGAGGCCTTCCGCCTGCTCTGGAATGCCGATCTGCCCAGCAGCATGCTGCAGTGCCCGGTGCCGGCCGGTGCGCGCAGCGCCCTGGAGCACAACTGCTCCGGCAAGCATGCGGGCTTCCTGCTGACCTGCCGCCAGATGGGCTGGCCCGAGGCGAGCTACCTGCAGGACGATCACCCTCTGCAGGTCGAGGTGGTGCGCCGGGTGGGTGAGCTGCTCGGCCTGCCCCCCGCCGAACTGCTCACCGCCCGCGACGACTGCGGCGCACCGACGCTGCGGCTGCAGCTGGCCCAGATGGCCCTGCTGTTCGCCCACCTCGGAGCCTCCGAGCAGAGTGAGCTCGAGCGCCTCTGCAGGGCGATGCTGGCCCACCCCGACCTGGTGGCCGGAGACGGACGCTTCGACACCGAGCTCATGCGCCGCAGCCACCAGCAGGTGCTGAGCAAGGGCGGCGCCGAGGGGGTGCAGTGCCTCAGCCGCCTCGGCGAGGGCCTGGGCATCGCGATCAAGGTGGAGGACGGCGCCAGGCGGGCCAAGCAGGCCGTTGCCCTCCATCTGCTGCACCAGCTGGAATGGCTCACTCCCATGGGGCTGCAGGAGCTGGACGAGGCGTTCATGCGCCTGGAGAACGGCCTGGAGCTGGATGTGCAGGGCCAGCTGCGCTTCGCCGACCAGGGAGCCTGA
- a CDS encoding urea transporter — MTTDAPFLAPGIAWFLLISFSVLWIALGVWWGRRGSGTTDDYLLAGRNIGLALSTATLMASWVTGNTTLAAPEVGYTLGLWGMFGYALAGLGLLLFAPLAIRIKRLMPSARTSGDFVRLRYGRAVWVLFLIITLIYTAGFLITQGMGAGLLLESLSGFDYRLGMVAVIGVSTIYTLFGGMRAVIGTDFIQSLLIMVVLIVVAVLGYNRFGVEAIYSRLSVNHPGHLNLLLPAGLLFAWNTGLFSMGEVFHNNIWWSRVFASRESVVFRSFIFGGLAWFTVPIVTGAVALMALAQDFDVPQVNMVFPIVTARLLGSGGAMMVFVLIFASLTSTLDSLLASTADLLAEDVYVKMLHPGADDARVKRAARGFVVLLGVVTMLLSWRYVTSMYQLLLFTGALVASTIWPIAYGLYWRSANRWGALAAMASGSAVGLAAYFLIAPYCAALLSAAVSAVVMAAWTQLAPEAFNWRELAEG; from the coding sequence ATGACGACCGACGCTCCCTTCCTGGCCCCTGGAATCGCCTGGTTCCTGCTGATCAGCTTCTCGGTGCTCTGGATCGCGCTCGGGGTCTGGTGGGGCCGGCGGGGCTCCGGCACGACCGACGATTACCTGCTGGCCGGACGCAACATCGGCCTCGCCCTCAGCACCGCCACCCTGATGGCCAGCTGGGTGACGGGCAACACCACACTCGCCGCACCGGAGGTGGGCTACACCCTCGGCCTCTGGGGAATGTTCGGCTACGCCCTGGCCGGCCTCGGCCTGCTGCTGTTCGCCCCGCTGGCCATCCGGATCAAGCGCCTGATGCCATCGGCACGCACCAGCGGTGACTTTGTGCGGCTGCGCTACGGACGGGCCGTGTGGGTGCTGTTTCTGATCATCACCCTGATCTACACGGCCGGATTCCTGATCACCCAGGGCATGGGAGCCGGACTGCTGCTCGAATCCCTGTCGGGATTCGATTACCGGCTCGGCATGGTGGCGGTGATCGGCGTGTCAACGATCTACACCCTCTTCGGGGGCATGCGGGCCGTGATCGGCACGGACTTCATCCAGTCGCTCCTGATCATGGTGGTGCTGATCGTCGTGGCCGTGCTCGGCTACAACCGCTTCGGGGTGGAGGCGATCTACAGCCGCCTGAGCGTCAATCACCCCGGTCATCTCAACCTGCTGCTGCCGGCCGGTCTGCTGTTCGCCTGGAACACCGGCCTCTTCAGCATGGGCGAGGTGTTTCACAACAACATCTGGTGGTCGCGCGTCTTCGCCAGCCGGGAATCGGTGGTGTTCCGCTCCTTCATCTTCGGCGGTCTGGCCTGGTTCACCGTTCCCATCGTGACCGGCGCCGTGGCCCTGATGGCCCTGGCCCAGGACTTTGACGTCCCCCAGGTGAACATGGTCTTTCCCATCGTCACCGCCAGGCTGCTGGGCAGCGGCGGGGCGATGATGGTCTTCGTGCTGATCTTCGCCTCGCTCACCTCCACCCTCGATTCCCTGCTGGCCTCCACGGCCGACCTGCTGGCCGAGGATGTGTACGTGAAGATGCTCCATCCCGGTGCGGATGACGCCCGGGTCAAGCGGGCCGCCCGTGGCTTCGTGGTGCTGCTCGGTGTGGTGACGATGCTGCTGTCGTGGCGGTATGTCACCTCCATGTACCAGCTGCTCCTGTTCACCGGCGCCCTGGTGGCCTCCACCATCTGGCCCATCGCCTATGGCCTCTACTGGCGCTCCGCCAACCGCTGGGGCGCCCTCGCCGCCATGGCCAGTGGCTCGGCGGTGGGGCTGGCGGCGTACTTCCTGATCGCTCCCTACTGCGCGGCCCTGCTCTCGGCGGCGGTGTCGGCCGTGGTGATGGCCGCCTGGACCCAGCTGGCCCCTGAAGCGTTCAACTGGCGGGAGCTGGCCGAGGGATGA
- a CDS encoding aspartate carbamoyltransferase, with product MKALQIRRQELEPTTHFKRQSPDVYGNAHPQALLRTINENGDALQPLATEHIISSSQFDAELLLQVFRLAAKFESNPKRYININSPLNHKVLINAFYEPSTRTRLSFASAWHRLGGSIITITDRASTGMAKGESLEDVAEMFNNYGDCVVLRDSHAESVYTMAKTLRIPIINAGNGVDEHPTQAMADLYTIFKWRPELIASEVPADQRVRIGIVGVPSRMRTVRSLLRTLAQFPTISSEIVIFHDPSLSEEEVFSPGQLEELQEVGLRISIATDLHGQLPELDVVYINAIAWVEDSFERLGTSFRLSADLPLKEEAIVLHPLARGPELSTCLDATSHNWYFAQARGAVFIRMALLTCLVERMDRVMDVI from the coding sequence GTGAAGGCACTTCAGATCCGCCGGCAGGAGCTTGAACCCACCACCCACTTCAAGCGTCAGAGCCCCGACGTCTACGGCAACGCCCACCCCCAGGCCCTGCTGCGCACCATCAACGAGAACGGCGATGCGCTGCAGCCCCTGGCCACGGAACACATCATCTCCTCCAGCCAGTTCGACGCCGAACTGCTGCTGCAGGTCTTCCGGCTGGCGGCCAAGTTCGAGAGCAATCCGAAACGCTACATCAACATCAATTCGCCGCTCAACCACAAGGTTCTGATCAACGCCTTCTACGAACCGAGCACGCGAACCCGCCTCTCCTTCGCCAGCGCCTGGCACCGGCTCGGCGGATCGATCATCACCATCACCGATCGGGCCAGCACCGGCATGGCCAAGGGGGAATCCCTGGAGGATGTGGCGGAGATGTTCAACAACTACGGCGACTGTGTGGTGCTGCGCGATTCGCATGCCGAATCGGTCTACACCATGGCGAAGACGCTGCGGATTCCTATCATCAATGCCGGCAACGGTGTGGATGAACATCCCACCCAGGCCATGGCCGATCTCTACACGATCTTCAAATGGCGGCCGGAGCTGATCGCCTCCGAGGTACCGGCCGATCAGCGGGTTCGGATCGGGATCGTCGGCGTTCCCAGTCGCATGCGCACCGTCCGCAGCCTGCTGCGCACCCTGGCCCAGTTCCCCACCATCTCCAGCGAGATCGTGATCTTCCACGATCCCTCCCTCAGTGAGGAGGAGGTGTTTTCGCCCGGTCAGCTCGAGGAGCTGCAGGAGGTGGGCCTGCGCATCAGCATCGCCACCGACCTGCACGGCCAGCTGCCGGAGCTCGATGTGGTGTACATCAACGCCATCGCCTGGGTCGAGGACAGCTTCGAGCGGCTCGGCACCAGCTTCCGGCTCAGCGCCGATCTGCCGCTGAAGGAGGAGGCGATCGTGCTGCACCCCCTGGCGCGCGGCCCCGAGCTGAGCACCTGTCTCGACGCGACATCGCACAACTGGTACTTCGCCCAGGCGCGCGGGGCGGTGTTCATCCGCATGGCGCTGCTCACCTGTCTGGTGGAGCGCATGGATCGCGTCATGGATGTGATCTGA
- the asnB gene encoding asparagine synthase (glutamine-hydrolyzing) has product MCGIGGILHRHADRAVDPQLLVNMAAIQVHRGPDGFGIATPEGLGVGFCHARLSIIDLNEQRARQPFRSEDGRVLMAHNGEFYDFQRIRADLIARGVRFTSKSDSEILLRLYQQQGLAASLPLLRGEFAFALYDRDEDSLTLVRDRFGIKPQYWCETEEGIVFGSELKVMFAHPSVQRRFSPEGLYHQLMQTMVPGTTAFEGIHQVKPGHLVRIRRLEGGRLQIEEERYWDVGFPRLGERRTDLDEDAHIDAVRRALLEAVEVRMVADVPVGCYLSGGIDSCSILGLAGAISQSPVKAFTIGFDDARYDETPIAREMADSCGADQDVITLSAEELYGHLETTLWHTERTIYNTLAVAKYLMSHRVNEVDYKVVMTGEGSDELFGGYPAFRRDMFLHGLDDLPPAERAEWQELLQRSNALVKGAMLAADAVEDPALDAVVGFTPSCLQPWLACAPLVLPLLHPELREQLRDYSPGQAIAATLDRDQLEGRHALDKAQYVWIKTMLEGQILTWGGDRVDMANSMEARPAFLDHHLAEVAVQVPPELRIKGRTEKYVLREAMKGLLPEVLYKREKFAFMAPPAHTDASKWRRMLDLADEHLSEEAIESAGLLSSEGVRQLFARHENPDTSDADRVQMDAVINHLLGVQILHKLFIARDVPALARREADRLGWTVAATAA; this is encoded by the coding sequence ATGTGCGGCATCGGCGGCATCCTTCATCGTCACGCGGATCGTGCTGTCGATCCCCAGTTGCTGGTGAACATGGCCGCGATTCAGGTTCACCGCGGCCCGGACGGCTTCGGCATCGCCACACCGGAGGGTCTCGGGGTGGGCTTCTGCCACGCCCGCCTCTCGATCATCGACCTCAACGAACAGCGGGCCCGCCAGCCGTTCCGCTCCGAGGACGGCCGGGTTCTCATGGCCCACAACGGCGAGTTCTATGACTTCCAGCGGATCCGGGCCGATCTGATCGCCCGCGGGGTGCGCTTCACCAGCAAGAGCGATTCGGAGATCCTGCTGCGGCTCTATCAGCAGCAGGGACTGGCGGCCAGCCTGCCCCTGCTCCGGGGCGAGTTCGCCTTCGCCCTCTACGACCGCGACGAGGACAGTTTGACCCTGGTGCGGGACCGGTTCGGCATCAAACCCCAGTACTGGTGCGAGACCGAGGAAGGCATCGTCTTCGGCTCCGAGCTGAAGGTGATGTTCGCCCACCCCTCGGTGCAGCGGCGCTTCAGCCCCGAGGGGCTGTACCACCAGCTGATGCAGACGATGGTGCCGGGCACCACCGCCTTCGAGGGCATCCATCAGGTCAAGCCGGGTCACCTGGTGCGCATCCGCCGCCTGGAGGGCGGCAGGCTCCAGATTGAGGAGGAGCGCTACTGGGATGTGGGCTTCCCGCGGCTCGGGGAGCGGCGCACCGATCTGGACGAGGACGCGCACATCGACGCGGTGCGCCGCGCTCTGCTCGAGGCAGTGGAGGTGCGGATGGTCGCCGATGTACCGGTGGGCTGCTACCTCTCCGGCGGCATCGATTCCTGCTCGATCCTCGGCCTGGCCGGGGCGATCAGTCAGTCTCCGGTGAAGGCCTTCACCATCGGCTTCGACGACGCCCGCTACGACGAGACCCCGATCGCCCGGGAGATGGCCGACTCCTGCGGCGCCGACCAGGACGTGATCACCCTCTCGGCCGAGGAGCTCTACGGCCACCTGGAGACCACCCTCTGGCACACCGAGCGCACGATCTACAACACGCTGGCAGTGGCCAAGTACCTGATGAGCCACCGGGTCAACGAGGTGGACTACAAGGTGGTGATGACCGGCGAGGGCTCCGATGAGCTCTTCGGGGGCTATCCGGCCTTCCGCCGCGACATGTTCCTGCACGGGCTGGACGACCTGCCGCCGGCGGAGCGGGCCGAATGGCAGGAGTTGCTGCAGCGCAGCAACGCCCTGGTCAAGGGGGCCATGCTGGCGGCCGATGCCGTGGAGGACCCCGCGCTCGATGCGGTGGTGGGCTTCACCCCCAGCTGCCTGCAACCCTGGCTCGCCTGCGCTCCGCTGGTGCTGCCCCTGCTGCATCCCGAGCTGCGCGAGCAGCTGCGGGACTACAGCCCTGGCCAGGCGATCGCCGCCACGCTCGACCGCGATCAGCTGGAGGGTCGCCACGCCCTCGACAAGGCCCAGTACGTCTGGATCAAGACGATGCTCGAGGGCCAGATCCTCACCTGGGGCGGGGATCGGGTCGACATGGCCAACTCGATGGAGGCCCGGCCCGCCTTCCTCGACCACCACCTGGCGGAGGTGGCCGTGCAGGTGCCGCCGGAGCTGCGCATCAAGGGGCGGACCGAGAAATACGTGCTGCGTGAGGCGATGAAGGGCCTGCTGCCCGAGGTGCTCTACAAGCGCGAGAAATTCGCCTTCATGGCTCCCCCGGCCCACACGGACGCCAGCAAGTGGCGCCGCATGCTCGACCTGGCCGATGAGCATCTGAGCGAGGAGGCGATCGAGTCCGCCGGACTGCTCAGCAGCGAGGGGGTGCGCCAGCTCTTCGCCCGCCACGAGAATCCGGACACCAGCGACGCGGATCGGGTGCAGATGGATGCGGTGATCAACCACCTGCTCGGCGTGCAGATCCTGCACAAGCTGTTCATCGCCAGGGACGTGCCCGCCCTGGCCCGCCGCGAGGCGGATCGTCTGGGCTGGACCGTGGCCGCCACCGCGGCCTGA
- a CDS encoding DUF1028 domain-containing protein has translation MTYSIVAWDARTGMTGVAVATKHLAVGSLVPHARAGVGAVATQASTNPYLGPWALDRLEQVHGHLRDALPAARRPWMSAVQESDSMRASESGSEAQAVLDSLLQDDPGRDSRQVHLVDASGRCAAWTGSLCGAWAGHLCGDGFSTAGNFLTGPEPLEAMARVYSDGGDTPFLERLLLALEAGEAAGGDRRGRQSAAVLVMQHESYPLHDYRVDHHDDPLSTLRLIIREASQPYYTEFREQLPSTRLLTGASALELETAAAGEDPQPSDSSAGSAKPRSSPWTAWLRPRWLGLPDRSSPGRVA, from the coding sequence ATGACGTATTCCATCGTCGCCTGGGATGCCCGCACGGGGATGACCGGCGTTGCGGTGGCCACCAAGCATCTGGCGGTGGGTTCGCTGGTCCCCCATGCCCGCGCCGGCGTGGGGGCAGTGGCCACCCAGGCCAGCACGAATCCCTACCTGGGTCCCTGGGCCCTGGATCGTCTGGAGCAGGTGCACGGCCATCTGCGCGATGCCCTGCCCGCGGCGCGGCGACCGTGGATGAGCGCCGTGCAGGAGAGCGACAGCATGCGGGCGAGTGAGAGCGGCTCCGAAGCCCAGGCGGTGCTGGATTCGCTCCTGCAGGACGACCCCGGCCGCGACAGCCGGCAGGTGCATCTGGTCGATGCCAGCGGTCGCTGTGCGGCCTGGACCGGATCCCTCTGCGGCGCCTGGGCCGGCCATCTCTGCGGCGACGGCTTCTCGACCGCGGGCAACTTCCTCACCGGTCCGGAGCCGCTCGAGGCCATGGCCCGCGTCTACAGCGATGGCGGCGACACGCCGTTCCTCGAGCGCCTGCTGCTGGCGCTCGAGGCCGGTGAGGCGGCGGGGGGCGACCGCCGCGGCAGGCAGTCGGCCGCCGTGCTGGTGATGCAGCACGAGAGCTACCCGCTGCACGACTACCGGGTGGATCACCACGACGACCCGCTTAGCACGCTGCGGCTGATCATCCGTGAGGCCAGCCAGCCCTACTACACGGAATTCCGCGAGCAGCTGCCGAGCACCCGCCTGCTCACGGGCGCCTCGGCTCTGGAACTGGAGACCGCGGCCGCTGGCGAGGACCCCCAGCCCTCGGACTCGTCGGCCGGCAGCGCGAAGCCGCGCTCCTCCCCCTGGACCGCCTGGCTCCGGCCCCGCTGGCTGGGGCTGCCCGACCGCTCCTCCCCCGGCCGCGTGGCCTGA
- a CDS encoding Zn-dependent hydrolase has translation MTTLSPPQLRIDPGRLMGRISELARIGGLPSGAVKRLAFSDEDVAARAVVRDWMEQAGLTVRIDAAGNLIGRREGNRAAAGALVTGSHIDTVPTGGRFDGALGVIAGIEVAQCLQEADLQLDHPLEVIAFADEENTMIGCKSIVGTAASDPERFRTNVNLPIRTCLERIGGDWDRLPSARRGPADLACYLELHVEQGGVLEAVNRQIGVVEGVVGQQRYTLTVHGQANHAGTTPMGMRHDALTTAAQLILAVEDMARHFPGDPVATIGKLSVWPNAANIVPGRVDMSLDMRDLSHAVIDHMRAHLERKIENIAVTSRNRIEMEPQFVVDPTPADGTIQDVIVDCCDGLGLSHTHLPSRASHDAQEIGRLTAMGMIFVPSRDGVSHSGEEYTSDEQCAQGTEVLLRSLIALDQKLA, from the coding sequence ATGACCACCCTCTCCCCTCCCCAGCTGCGCATCGATCCCGGCCGTCTGATGGGCCGCATCAGCGAGCTCGCGCGGATCGGCGGCCTGCCCTCGGGCGCGGTCAAGCGACTGGCGTTCAGCGATGAGGACGTGGCCGCCCGGGCCGTGGTGCGCGACTGGATGGAGCAGGCGGGGCTGACGGTGCGCATCGACGCCGCCGGCAACCTGATCGGGCGGCGCGAGGGCAACCGGGCCGCTGCGGGGGCTCTGGTGACCGGCTCCCACATCGACACCGTCCCCACCGGTGGCCGCTTCGACGGGGCGCTGGGTGTGATCGCCGGCATTGAGGTGGCCCAGTGCCTGCAGGAGGCCGACCTGCAGCTCGATCACCCGCTCGAGGTGATCGCCTTCGCCGATGAGGAGAACACGATGATCGGCTGCAAGTCGATCGTGGGCACCGCGGCATCGGATCCCGAACGGTTCCGCACGAATGTGAATCTGCCGATCCGCACCTGCCTGGAGCGGATCGGCGGTGACTGGGACCGCCTGCCCAGCGCCCGCCGGGGCCCGGCCGATCTGGCCTGCTACCTGGAACTGCATGTGGAACAGGGCGGCGTGCTGGAGGCGGTGAACCGCCAGATCGGAGTTGTGGAGGGCGTCGTGGGGCAGCAGCGCTACACCCTCACGGTGCACGGCCAGGCGAACCATGCCGGCACCACTCCCATGGGGATGCGGCACGACGCCCTCACCACGGCGGCCCAGCTGATCCTGGCGGTGGAGGACATGGCCCGCCATTTCCCCGGCGATCCCGTGGCCACCATCGGCAAGCTCTCGGTCTGGCCGAATGCCGCGAACATCGTGCCGGGACGGGTGGACATGAGCCTGGACATGCGTGATCTGTCCCATGCCGTGATCGATCACATGCGCGCCCACCTGGAGCGCAAGATCGAGAACATCGCCGTCACCAGCCGCAACAGGATCGAGATGGAGCCCCAGTTCGTGGTGGATCCCACCCCGGCCGACGGCACGATCCAGGACGTGATCGTGGACTGCTGCGATGGGCTCGGGCTCTCCCACACCCACCTGCCCAGCCGGGCCAGCCACGACGCCCAGGAGATCGGCCGGCTCACGGCGATGGGCATGATCTTCGTGCCCAGCCGCGACGGCGTCAGCCACTCCGGCGAGGAATACACCTCCGATGAGCAGTGCGCCCAGGGCACCGAGGTGCTGCTGCGCAGCCTGATCGCACTGGATCAGAAGCTGGCCTGA
- a CDS encoding mechanosensitive ion channel family protein — translation MPVPDFLVDSSARLVLGCLIVWLVTRLLRRVLMGLAQRTVSRADDFVVKAVLATAEPLGYLGVAYWAWQSLPIEGRGDWIVSFITRLLAVVLVVRLVNSVLLRLLRGVLARVPSSVTTETLVALSPLIRTSVWILGALIFLQNQGVQLGAIFATLAGAGIGLGLALQGPVKDFIVYVTILLDKPFVVGGVIRYKDLIGVVERVGVRFTQIRSLDGQRVVVDNTALLSDELQNLDDLPRRRIVHRIGVTYDTPAETVAAIPGMMEEIATSVEGVEFDRAHFISFADSALLFEFVYAVPSSDFVHALDLQQVVNLALLRRFAAEGIQFAFPSQTLYLQQQKTDPA, via the coding sequence ATGCCGGTGCCCGATTTCCTGGTCGACAGCAGCGCCAGGCTGGTGCTGGGATGCCTGATCGTCTGGCTCGTGACGCGGCTGCTGCGCCGCGTCCTGATGGGCCTGGCCCAACGCACGGTCAGCAGGGCGGATGACTTCGTGGTCAAGGCTGTTCTGGCCACCGCCGAACCCCTGGGCTACCTCGGCGTGGCCTACTGGGCCTGGCAGAGCCTGCCGATCGAGGGCCGCGGCGACTGGATCGTGTCCTTCATCACCCGTCTGCTGGCGGTGGTGCTGGTGGTGCGTCTGGTCAACAGCGTGCTGCTGCGTCTCCTCCGGGGAGTGCTGGCCCGCGTTCCCAGCTCGGTCACCACCGAGACGCTGGTGGCGCTCTCGCCCCTGATCCGCACCAGCGTCTGGATTTTGGGGGCCCTGATCTTCCTGCAGAACCAGGGGGTGCAGCTGGGGGCGATCTTCGCCACCCTGGCCGGGGCCGGCATCGGCCTCGGCCTGGCCTTGCAGGGGCCGGTGAAGGATTTCATCGTGTACGTGACGATCCTGCTGGACAAGCCCTTCGTGGTGGGGGGCGTGATCCGCTACAAGGACCTGATCGGTGTGGTGGAGCGGGTCGGGGTGCGCTTCACCCAGATCCGCAGCCTCGACGGCCAGCGGGTGGTGGTGGACAACACCGCCCTGCTCTCCGATGAACTGCAGAATCTCGACGATCTGCCGCGTCGGCGCATCGTGCATCGCATCGGCGTCACCTACGACACGCCGGCGGAAACCGTGGCGGCGATTCCCGGGATGATGGAGGAGATCGCCACTTCAGTGGAGGGCGTGGAGTTCGATCGGGCCCACTTCATCAGCTTCGCCGATTCCGCCCTGCTGTTTGAGTTCGTCTACGCCGTGCCCAGCAGCGATTTCGTGCACGCCCTCGACCTGCAGCAGGTGGTGAACCTGGCCCTTCTGCGCCGCTTCGCCGCGGAGGGCATCCAGTTTGCCTTCCCCAGCCAGACCCTCTACCTGCAGCAGCAGAAGACCGACCCGGCCTGA